A window from Dama dama isolate Ldn47 chromosome 11, ASM3311817v1, whole genome shotgun sequence encodes these proteins:
- the CYSRT1 gene encoding cysteine-rich tail protein 1 — protein sequence MDPHEMFVKNPYAHISIPRANLRPELGQQLKASPSSAESQPLPVRSCTLEPPEEGAKGAASIWGQPACEQPCRPCGSGRRPAGLAYAGPPPVGRGDDIAHHCCCCPCCSCCHCPRFCRCHSCCCVVS from the coding sequence ATGGACCCCCATGAGATGTTCGTCAAGAACCCATATGCCCACATAAGCATCCCGAGGGCTAACCTGCGGCCTGAGCTGGGGCAGCAGCTGAAGGCGAGCCCGTCCTCTGCAGAGTCGCAGCCTCTGCCTGTGCGGTCCTGcaccctggagcctccagaggaGGGCGCCAAGGGGGCTGCCTCCATTTGGGGCCAGCCGGCCTGTGAGCAGCCCTGCAGGCCCTGTGGCAGCGGGCGGCGCCCAGCAGGACTGGCCTACGCCGGCCCGCCGCCCGTCGGGCGCGGCGACGACATTGcccatcactgctgctgctgcccctgctgctcctgctgccacTGCCCCCGCTTCTGCCGCTGCCACAGCTGCTGCTGCGTGGTCTCCTAG
- the RNF208 gene encoding RING finger protein 208, with amino-acid sequence MPADPGPEAGGGWPGFLMSCLKGPHVILKMEAMKMVHPEKFPELQAAAPCFPPAPRPAPALAPKRAWPSDTEIIVNQACGGDMPALEGAPCTPPLPRRPRKGSAELGFPRVAPADEVIVNQYVIRPGPAAPGAPAAAVAAAAGEPLECPTCGHTYNATQRRPRVLSCLHSVCEQCLQILYESCPKYKFISCPTCRRETVLFTDYGLAALAINTSILSRLPPEALTAPSGGQWGSEPEGSCYQTFRQYCGAACTCHVRNPLSACSIM; translated from the coding sequence ATGCCGGCTGACCCGGGGCCCGAGGCGGGCGGTGGCTGGCCAGGCTTCCTCATGTCCTGCCTGAAGGGCCCCCATGTCATCCTCAAGATGGAGGCCATGAAGATGGTCCACCCTGAGAAGTTCCCCGAGCTGCAGGCGGCCGCCCCCTGCTTCCCACCTGCACCCCGGCCCGCCCCGGCTCTGGCACCCAAGCGAGCCTGGCCCTCAGACACAGAGATCATCGTCAACCAGGCCTGTGGGGGGGACATGCCCGCCCTTGAAGGGGCGCCCTGCACCCCGCCTCTGCCACGGCGGCCCCGCAAGGGCAGTGCCGAGCTAGGCTTCCCCCGGGTGGCGCCAGCGGACGAGGTCATCGTGAACCAGTACGTGATCCGGCCTGGCCCTGCGGCCCCAGGGGCCCCTGCGGCGGCCGTGGCCGCGGCTGCGGGGGAGCCTCTGGAGTGCCCGACGTGCGGGCACACGTACAACGCCACGCAGAGGCGGCCCCGCGTGCTGTCCTGCCTGCACTCCGTGTGTGAGCAGTGCCTGCAGATTCTCTACGAGTCCTGCCCCAAGTATAAGTTCATCTCCTGCCCCACGTGCCGCCGCGAGACTGTGCTCTTCACTGACTACGGCCTGGCCGCGCTGGCCATCAACACGTCCATCCTGAGCCGCCTGCCGCCCGAGGCGCTGACCGCCCCGTCGGGTGGCCAGTGGGGCAGTGAGCCCGAGGGCAGCTGCTACCAGACCTTCCGGCAGTACTGCGGGGCCGCGTGTACCTGCCACGTGCGGAACCCGCTGTCTGCCTGCTCCATCATGtag